A region from the Cryptosporangium arvum DSM 44712 genome encodes:
- a CDS encoding SDR family NAD(P)-dependent oxidoreductase, with the protein MARVAIVTGSSSGIGEGIARALAADGFHVVVTSATSVDAGERLAAELPGASYVRADIADPIDAVRLVETAVERYGRLDLLVNNAGVARPVPHPDLDAITADDWHRILGVNVVGTWQVSVAAVKVMEPGSQIVNITSVGGSRPLGSSIPYSVSKAALDHLTRLLAKAVGPDVRVNAIAPGPVETRLTSGSLGPRAARTAAMTPLGRLGQPADVAAMVLALTKVPFVTGEVIHVDGGINLITHVDQPRDDR; encoded by the coding sequence GTGGCGCGCGTCGCCATCGTGACCGGTTCCAGTTCCGGGATCGGCGAAGGGATCGCCCGCGCGCTCGCGGCCGACGGCTTCCACGTCGTGGTCACCTCGGCCACCTCGGTCGACGCCGGTGAGCGGCTCGCGGCCGAGCTCCCCGGGGCGAGCTACGTCCGGGCCGACATCGCCGACCCCATCGACGCCGTGCGCCTGGTGGAGACGGCCGTGGAGCGGTACGGCCGGCTCGACCTGCTGGTGAACAACGCCGGGGTGGCGCGACCGGTCCCCCACCCCGACCTGGACGCGATCACCGCCGACGACTGGCACCGGATCCTCGGCGTCAACGTCGTCGGGACGTGGCAGGTCTCCGTCGCCGCCGTGAAGGTCATGGAACCCGGCAGCCAGATCGTCAACATCACCTCGGTGGGCGGCTCGCGCCCCCTCGGCAGCTCGATCCCCTACTCGGTCAGCAAGGCCGCGCTCGACCACCTGACGCGGCTGCTGGCCAAGGCCGTCGGCCCGGACGTCCGGGTGAACGCGATCGCTCCGGGGCCGGTCGAGACCCGGCTGACCTCGGGCAGCCTCGGTCCGCGGGCGGCGCGCACCGCGGCGATGACCCCGCTGGGCCGGCTCGGGCAACCCGCCGACGTCGCCGCGATGGTTCTCGCGCTCACCAAGGTCCCGTTCGTCACCGGCGAGGTGATCCACGTCGACGGCGGCATCAACCTGATCACCCACGTCGACCAGCCGCGCGACGACCGCTGA
- a CDS encoding ABC transporter permease has translation MSTTLAAPEASDTPVRRRRRRVPEITYSVLVFVGLLVVWQFVVKVFDVSDILVPAPTAVADSLVDGFRDGSLITHSVVTLKEILIGFGIAVGSALVSAVLITQFRPVERVLFPLLILTQTIPKVAMAPLLIVWFGIGISSKVLTVALIAFFPLLINAVLGFRSAAHEQVEMLRSFGASRVQVMRHLQIPSALPHIFAGLEVAVILSVTGAVVAEFVGSSEGLGYLIQATNFTLDVARTFAVIVVLSAIGIALHAIVVQLGKWLIFWTSTPDAAGGV, from the coding sequence ATGTCGACCACGCTCGCCGCCCCGGAGGCCTCGGACACCCCGGTCCGCCGCCGACGCCGCCGGGTACCGGAGATCACCTACAGCGTGCTGGTGTTCGTCGGGCTGCTGGTGGTCTGGCAGTTCGTCGTGAAGGTGTTCGACGTCTCGGACATCCTCGTCCCCGCGCCCACGGCCGTCGCCGACTCCCTGGTCGACGGCTTCCGGGACGGCAGCCTGATCACCCACTCGGTCGTCACCCTGAAGGAGATCCTGATCGGGTTCGGCATCGCGGTCGGCTCGGCGCTGGTCTCCGCGGTGCTCATCACCCAGTTCCGGCCGGTGGAGCGCGTGCTCTTCCCGCTGCTCATCCTGACCCAGACCATCCCCAAGGTCGCCATGGCGCCGCTGCTGATCGTCTGGTTCGGTATCGGGATCAGCTCGAAGGTGCTGACCGTCGCCCTGATCGCGTTCTTCCCGCTCCTCATCAACGCCGTCCTGGGGTTCCGGTCCGCCGCCCACGAGCAGGTCGAGATGCTCCGGTCCTTCGGCGCGTCACGCGTGCAGGTCATGCGGCACCTGCAGATCCCGTCGGCGCTTCCGCACATCTTCGCCGGGCTCGAGGTCGCGGTCATCCTGTCGGTGACCGGCGCCGTCGTCGCGGAGTTCGTGGGCAGCTCCGAGGGTCTCGGCTACCTGATCCAGGCGACGAACTTCACCCTGGACGTGGCCCGGACGTTCGCGGTGATCGTCGTGCTGTCGGCGATCGGCATCGCACTGCACGCGATCGTCGTGCAGCTCGGCAAGTGGCTGATCTTCTGGACCAGCACCCCCGACGCCGCCGGCGGGGTCTGA